A genomic window from Companilactobacillus alimentarius DSM 20249 includes:
- a CDS encoding IS3 family transposase translates to MNDPVRNFKGRKKTQIVDQIRVEQESLPKAERYKIGDILKAIGLKKATYHDERKRIKNHVDKYKDIKTEILKITESGKCRGRLTYGYRRVQEGLIKLDVHIADAVARRLMNELNVQVNLYNRHKNGKYSSYKGTVGKVAHNILHQQFNETEPFKVLHTDVTQVRLRDNEWAYVSAITDEASKEVLAFQVSNSRNSKLIMDTLNELTTVIPKGSNPVIHSDQGWHYQLNYYTDRLSEDGFIQSMSRKGNCLDNAPIESFFHLFKTECLNGFPPCKDMKEFRKLSKEYVDWFNNRRISRKTKGMTPREYREHALSA, encoded by the coding sequence ATCAATGACCCTGTTCGGAACTTCAAAGGACGCAAAAAAACACAAATAGTTGATCAGATCAGGGTAGAACAAGAGTCTCTTCCAAAAGCAGAACGGTATAAGATAGGCGATATTCTTAAGGCCATTGGACTTAAAAAGGCCACTTACCATGATGAGCGTAAACGTATCAAAAATCATGTAGATAAGTACAAAGATATAAAAACTGAAATATTAAAAATTACTGAAAGTGGAAAATGTCGTGGACGCCTAACCTACGGTTATCGTCGCGTACAAGAAGGATTAATTAAACTAGATGTTCACATAGCAGATGCCGTAGCTCGTCGCTTGATGAATGAGTTAAATGTTCAAGTAAATCTTTATAATCGTCATAAAAATGGAAAGTATTCCTCATATAAAGGAACTGTTGGAAAGGTCGCACACAACATTTTACATCAACAGTTTAATGAAACTGAGCCCTTTAAAGTCCTGCATACAGATGTCACACAAGTTCGTTTAAGGGATAACGAATGGGCTTATGTTTCCGCAATTACCGACGAGGCAAGCAAAGAAGTTCTAGCGTTCCAAGTAAGTAATAGTCGCAATAGTAAATTAATTATGGATACATTAAATGAATTAACGACAGTTATACCTAAAGGAAGCAACCCAGTGATACATTCAGATCAAGGCTGGCATTATCAACTAAATTATTATACTGATAGGCTTTCTGAAGATGGATTTATACAGAGCATGTCTCGCAAAGGAAATTGTCTCGACAATGCGCCAATCGAAAGTTTCTTTCATCTATTCAAAACAGAATGTCTCAATGGATTTCCACCTTGTAAAGATATGAAAGAATTTAGGAAACTTTCTAAGGAGTACGTCGATTGGTTTAACAATCGACGCATCTCAAGAAAAACAAAAGGCATGACTCCCCGCGAATACAGGGAACATGCCTTATCAGCTTAA
- a CDS encoding TetR/AcrR family transcriptional regulator translates to MNENDRRTRRTQKSIRENFIDLMSVMPIKEITIQKITDKADINRRTFYLHYEDIYDLLHKTEDYVMHHFSEILEEFEPPNDESAIGPQFFKVAMSYIEDNQKMIGVLCRNPDSELMQKLIQLTVTNGKRVIPFSNQIEAEYILNYCCWGMVGVLHTAMRNKNFDITKLSNLADKLLISTIEVDK, encoded by the coding sequence ATGAATGAAAATGATCGCCGTACTAGACGTACACAGAAGTCTATCCGTGAAAATTTTATTGATTTAATGTCAGTTATGCCAATTAAAGAGATAACGATTCAAAAGATTACCGACAAAGCTGATATTAATCGTCGAACATTTTATCTGCACTATGAAGATATTTATGATTTGCTTCATAAAACGGAAGACTATGTAATGCATCATTTTTCTGAAATACTAGAGGAGTTTGAACCTCCAAATGATGAAAGTGCCATTGGTCCCCAATTCTTTAAAGTTGCTATGTCCTATATCGAGGATAATCAAAAAATGATTGGCGTTTTGTGTCGTAATCCGGACTCAGAATTGATGCAAAAATTAATTCAATTGACCGTTACGAACGGCAAGCGAGTGATTCCTTTTTCCAATCAGATTGAAGCTGAGTATATTTTAAATTATTGTTGTTGGGGCATGGTCGGCGTTTTGCATACTGCAATGCGTAACAAGAATTTTGATATTACTAAATTGTCTAATTTGGCTGACAAATTGCTAATTTCAACAATCGAAGTCGATAAATAA
- a CDS encoding helix-turn-helix domain-containing protein, with translation MVKYSSKLKAEVVGEYLQGRTSMQSLSEKHNLPKRQVSFWIQKYRLSGVDSLKRKKTKRSFSAEFKIDVINYYQTHDETLAEVSARFDVNKCQISSWRTAFNKHGIEALKSHPKGRKSKVKNDKKKLRHLINKNELDQLREELAKKNQELYDTKLENDILKKSMTLFGTSKDAKKHK, from the coding sequence ATGGTTAAATACAGTTCAAAATTAAAGGCAGAGGTTGTTGGTGAATACCTCCAAGGTAGAACCAGCATGCAAAGTCTCTCAGAGAAACATAATTTACCTAAACGGCAAGTCAGTTTCTGGATTCAAAAATATCGCTTAAGCGGCGTAGACTCGCTTAAGCGAAAAAAAACTAAACGGAGCTTTTCAGCTGAATTTAAAATTGATGTGATAAACTACTATCAAACTCATGATGAAACTTTAGCTGAAGTATCCGCCAGATTTGATGTTAACAAGTGTCAGATTAGTTCCTGGAGAACGGCATTCAATAAACATGGCATAGAAGCCTTGAAGTCTCATCCGAAAGGCAGAAAATCCAAAGTGAAAAATGATAAAAAGAAATTACGTCATTTAATAAACAAGAATGAATTAGATCAACTTCGCGAGGAACTCGCAAAGAAGAATCAAGAATTATATGACACAAAGTTGGAGAATGATATTTTAAAAAAATCAATGACCCTGTTCGGAACTTCAAAGGACGCAAAAAAACACAAATAG
- a CDS encoding ABC transporter permease, with the protein MYLTLKEIRHDKWKFTALGLIIFLIVFLVLFITGLANGLANDSGSAIKETPAKTFILQKGSQARLNRSNLSTKDWQKFQDKYHNAATKLSIAQMTIQRKNNASKKTDIAYFITNQNSFLTPKAVKKTTGNEVYVSKKLETDGYKVGDSFKDSNSNKTFKIAGFTNNESYSHSPVIYLNNRQATDILPDSNSFNTIALKKGLSKKSGYQVITNQTLIDNIPGYSAEQSSLYLMIGFLYLISLFVLAVFFYIINLQKISDFGTLKALGTKTSYLVGHVLTEMGLLSLGGILASFLVTYLIKLKMPASMPFSLNLTTLLGTGVLFLVIALISALLSLIKVVKVDPINAIGGNN; encoded by the coding sequence ATGTATTTAACTTTAAAAGAAATTAGACACGATAAATGGAAATTCACTGCTTTGGGCTTGATCATCTTCTTAATCGTTTTTCTAGTTCTCTTCATTACTGGATTAGCCAACGGCTTGGCTAATGACAGTGGTTCAGCCATTAAAGAGACACCTGCTAAAACCTTCATTCTCCAAAAAGGGTCGCAAGCTCGACTCAACCGATCCAATTTATCTACAAAAGATTGGCAAAAATTTCAAGACAAGTATCATAATGCCGCTACAAAATTGAGTATCGCTCAAATGACGATTCAAAGAAAAAATAACGCTAGTAAGAAAACTGATATTGCTTACTTCATCACCAATCAAAACAGTTTTCTTACCCCTAAAGCTGTTAAAAAGACAACTGGAAACGAAGTCTATGTCAGCAAGAAATTAGAGACAGATGGCTACAAGGTCGGTGACAGTTTCAAAGATTCAAACAGTAATAAAACTTTCAAAATAGCGGGCTTCACTAACAACGAATCCTATTCGCATTCACCTGTCATCTATTTAAACAATCGCCAAGCTACAGATATTTTACCTGACTCCAATAGTTTCAATACTATTGCCTTAAAAAAAGGTCTATCTAAGAAATCTGGCTATCAGGTTATCACTAACCAAACTCTTATTGACAACATCCCTGGTTATTCGGCTGAACAAAGTTCGCTTTACTTGATGATTGGTTTTCTATACTTAATTTCATTATTCGTTCTAGCGGTTTTCTTCTACATCATTAACTTACAAAAAATCAGCGATTTCGGAACGCTCAAGGCTTTGGGTACAAAAACCAGTTATCTAGTCGGACATGTTCTAACTGAAATGGGACTATTATCGCTAGGTGGAATCCTTGCCTCATTTTTAGTAACTTACTTAATCAAACTCAAGATGCCTGCCTCAATGCCTTTCAGTCTCAATTTAACTACGTTATTAGGAACTGGAGTACTATTTCTCGTCATTGCCCTTATCAGTGCACTTTTGTCACTTATTAAGGTGGTCAAAGTAGACCCTATCAATGCTATTGGAGGTAACAATTAA
- a CDS encoding ABC transporter ATP-binding protein — protein sequence MSVLELKNIIKNYPDGQNINEVLKDISFQVKKGEFAAIIGPSGAGKSTLLTIMGALLSPSSGSVLLNNQDISQLSKKKQTQIRLNEIGFIFQNADLIPYLKISEQLQFIQKISNKKPTDASAILKQLGLGHRLNSYPNALSGGEKQRVAIARAFINQPDLILADEPTASLDSKRGHEVVQIIQERVHKQNKAAVMVTHDERVLDLVDTIWQIEDGKLRKVNQ from the coding sequence ATGTCAGTCTTAGAATTAAAAAATATTATTAAAAATTATCCTGATGGACAAAATATCAACGAAGTCTTAAAAGATATTTCTTTTCAAGTCAAAAAAGGCGAGTTTGCGGCTATCATTGGACCTAGTGGTGCTGGTAAAAGTACCTTATTGACCATCATGGGAGCTTTACTTTCACCTAGTTCTGGAAGTGTCTTGTTGAATAATCAAGATATTAGTCAACTATCCAAAAAGAAACAAACACAAATTCGTTTGAATGAGATTGGCTTTATTTTCCAAAATGCTGATTTGATTCCTTACTTAAAAATCTCCGAACAATTACAATTCATTCAAAAGATTTCTAACAAAAAACCAACTGATGCCTCCGCTATCCTCAAACAACTAGGACTGGGGCACCGTTTAAATAGCTATCCCAATGCTTTGTCTGGTGGAGAAAAACAACGTGTTGCTATTGCTCGCGCCTTTATCAATCAACCTGACTTGATTCTAGCTGACGAACCGACTGCTAGTCTGGATTCAAAAAGAGGACATGAAGTTGTTCAAATCATTCAAGAAAGGGTTCATAAGCAAAACAAAGCTGCCGTAATGGTAACCCACGATGAACGTGTCCTCGACTTAGTTGATACGATCTGGCAAATTGAGGATGGTAAGTTAAGAAAAGTAAATCAGTAG